The proteins below come from a single Parageobacillus toebii NBRC 107807 genomic window:
- a CDS encoding YlaN family protein — MDVTDDAINYREKAYALLQADADKIVKLIQVQMDNLTMPKCPLYEEVLDTQMFGLSREIDFAVRLGLVDEKEGKALLDRLERELSALHEAVTKKRVR; from the coding sequence ATGGATGTGACAGATGATGCCATTAACTATCGTGAAAAAGCGTACGCGCTTCTTCAAGCAGACGCGGATAAAATTGTAAAACTCATTCAAGTACAAATGGATAACTTGACAATGCCAAAATGTCCACTCTATGAAGAAGTACTTGATACCCAAATGTTTGGTTTATCGCGGGAGATTGATTTTGCGGTCCGTCTCGGGCTTGTGGATGAGAAGGAAGGGAAGGCGCTGCTTGACCGATTAGAGCGGGAACTTTCGGCGCTTCATGAGGCTGTGACAAAAAAGCGCGTACGATAA
- a CDS encoding FtsW/RodA/SpoVE family cell cycle protein, whose amino-acid sequence MDKELIKKIMKCYDYPLIIAVVMLSLFGLIMVYSSSMISAVIRFEVPSDYFYQRQKLWLIVSFICFFVTLIVPYKVWANEKLVKVIFFGSPLMLTAVAFLGHTANNATSWFRIGALSLQPAELVKLGLIVYLAAVFANKQKRLAESVKSNLFPIYYTLFICFLIAIQPDFGTAMIVMAIAACLIFSSGLRLRLLFKQLLFFILVIALASPIIFPLFGDKIFSEERMSRIYSFLDPFKYANDEGFQLVNSYLAIGLGGIKGLGLGKSIQKYGYLPESHTDFIMSIIAEELGLFGVTFTLGILAFIVLRGLWIARKCNDAFGSLLAIGISAMIGIQTFINVGGVTGVIPITGVPLPLVSYGGSSLMIFMTSLGVLVNVSMFTKYEQSYKRKGKNVKKLQERGLTF is encoded by the coding sequence ATGGATAAGGAATTAATCAAAAAGATTATGAAATGTTACGATTATCCGCTTATTATTGCAGTCGTTATGCTTTCGCTATTTGGATTGATTATGGTATATAGTTCAAGCATGATTTCCGCCGTTATACGCTTTGAAGTGCCAAGCGACTATTTTTATCAGCGGCAAAAGTTATGGCTCATTGTATCATTTATTTGTTTTTTCGTTACGCTTATTGTCCCGTATAAAGTATGGGCGAATGAAAAATTGGTAAAAGTGATCTTTTTTGGATCGCCGCTGATGCTAACAGCAGTTGCTTTTCTAGGCCATACCGCAAATAACGCAACAAGCTGGTTTCGAATCGGGGCGTTAAGCTTGCAACCGGCGGAGCTTGTGAAACTGGGATTAATTGTTTACTTGGCAGCGGTATTTGCGAACAAACAAAAAAGACTGGCGGAGTCTGTTAAAAGTAATTTATTTCCAATTTACTATACGTTATTTATTTGTTTTTTAATCGCCATTCAGCCTGATTTTGGTACGGCGATGATTGTAATGGCGATCGCTGCTTGTTTAATTTTTTCGTCAGGATTGAGACTTCGCTTATTGTTTAAGCAGTTGTTATTTTTTATCCTTGTTATTGCATTGGCGTCTCCAATTATTTTTCCTCTTTTCGGTGATAAAATTTTTTCAGAAGAGCGAATGTCACGGATTTATAGTTTTTTAGATCCGTTTAAATATGCCAATGACGAAGGTTTTCAGCTTGTTAATTCCTATTTGGCAATTGGATTAGGAGGAATAAAAGGATTAGGGCTTGGAAAAAGCATTCAAAAATATGGCTATTTACCTGAGTCGCACACCGATTTTATTATGTCCATTATTGCCGAAGAACTAGGGCTTTTTGGGGTAACATTTACATTAGGTATTTTAGCTTTTATTGTGCTAAGAGGATTATGGATTGCGAGAAAATGCAATGACGCGTTTGGCAGTCTTCTTGCGATCGGAATTTCTGCCATGATTGGCATTCAAACGTTTATTAATGTTGGTGGTGTGACAGGAGTGATACCAATTACTGGAGTTCCATTGCCGCTTGTTAGTTATGGAGGTTCCTCGCTCATGATATTTATGACCTCCCTTGGAGTGCTTGTCAATGTATCGATGTTTACGAAATACGAACAAAGTTATAAACGAAAGGGAAAAAACGTGAAAAAATTGCAAGAAAGAGGTCTGACTTTTTAG